In Rhinopithecus roxellana isolate Shanxi Qingling chromosome 16, ASM756505v1, whole genome shotgun sequence, a single genomic region encodes these proteins:
- the TOR1A gene encoding torsin-1A isoform X1 — protein MASARGGTGSAGLAAVLVRGRRENAQGGAGPGMKLGRAALGLLLLAASVVQAVEPISLGLALAGVLTGYIYPRLYCLFAECCGQKRSLSREALQKDLDNKLFGQHLAKKIILNAVFGFINNPKPKKPLTLSLHGWTGTGKNFVSKIIAENIYEGGLNSDYVHLFVATLHFPHASNITLYKDQLQLWIRGNVSACARSIFIFDEMDKMHAGLIDAIKPFLDYYDLVDGVSYQKAIFIFLSNAGAERITDVALDFWRSGKQREDIKLKDIEHALSVSVFNNRNKTESSYVAQAGLDFLDLSDPPASASQNAGIIGGFWHSSLIDRNLIDYFVPFLPLEYKHLKMCIRVEMQSRGYETNEDIVSRVAEEMTFFPKEERVFSDKGCKTVFTKLDYYYDD, from the exons ATGGCCTCCGCGCGAGGAGGAACCGGAAGCGCGGGTCTGGCGGCGGTACTGGTTCGCGGTCGGCGCGAGAACGCGCAGGGTGGCGCGGGTCCGGGCATGAAGCTAGGCCGGGCCGCGTTGGGCCTGCTGCTGCTGGCGGCGTCCGTGGTGCAGGCGGTGGAGCCCATCAGCCTGGGACTGGCCCTGGCCGGCGTCCTCACCGGCTACATCTACCCGCGTCTCTACTGCCTCTTCGCCGAGTGCTGCGGGCAGAAGCGGAGTCTTAGCCGGGAGG CATTGCAGAAGGATCTGGACAACAAGCTCTTTGGACAGCATCTTGCAAAGAAAATCATCTTAAATGCTGTGTTTGGTTTCATAAACAATCCAAAGCCCAAGAAACCTCTCACCCTCTCCCTGCACGGGTGGACAGGCACCGGCAAAAATTTCGTCAGCAAGATCATCGCAGAGAATATTTACGAGGGTGGTCTGAACAGTGACTATGTCCACCTGTTTGTGGCCACATTGCACTTTCCACATGCTTCAAACATCACCTTGTACAAG GATCAGTTACAGTTGTGGATTCGAGGCAACGTGAGTGCCTGTGCAAGGTCCATCTTCATATTCGATGAAATGGATAAGATGCATGCAGGCCTCATAGATGCCATCAAGCCTTTCCTCGACTATTATGACCTGGTGGATGGGGTCTCCTACCAGAAAGCCATCTTCATATTTCTCAG CAATGCTGGAGCAGAAAGGATCACAGATGTGGCTTTGGATTTCTGGAGGAGTGGAAAACAGAGGGAAGACATCAAGCTCAAAGACATTGAACATGCCTTGTCTGTGTCGGTTTTCAATAACAGGAACA agacggagtcttcttatgttgcccaggctggtcttgacttcctggacttaagtgatcctcccgcctcagcctcccaaaatgctggaattatag GCGGCTTCTGGCACAGCAGCTTAATTGACCGGAACCTCATTGATTATTTTGTTCCCTTCCTCCCCCTGGAATACAAACACCTAAAAATGTGTATCCGAGTCGAAATGCAGTCCCGAGGCTATGAAACTAATGAAGACATTGTAAGCAGAGTGGCTGAGGAGATGACATTTTTCCCCAAAGAGGAGAGAGTTTTCTCAGATAAAGGCTGCAAAACGGTGTTCACCAAGTTAGATTATTACTACGATGATTGA
- the TOR1A gene encoding torsin-1A isoform X2: protein MASARGGTGSAGLAAVLVRGRRENAQGGAGPGMKLGRAALGLLLLAASVVQAVEPISLGLALAGVLTGYIYPRLYCLFAECCGQKRSLSREALQKDLDNKLFGQHLAKKIILNAVFGFINNPKPKKPLTLSLHGWTGTGKNFVSKIIAENIYEGGLNSDYVHLFVATLHFPHASNITLYKDQLQLWIRGNVSACARSIFIFDEMDKMHAGLIDAIKPFLDYYDLVDGVSYQKAIFIFLSNAGAERITDVALDFWRSGKQREDIKLKDIEHALSVSVFNNRNSGFWHSSLIDRNLIDYFVPFLPLEYKHLKMCIRVEMQSRGYETNEDIVSRVAEEMTFFPKEERVFSDKGCKTVFTKLDYYYDD, encoded by the exons ATGGCCTCCGCGCGAGGAGGAACCGGAAGCGCGGGTCTGGCGGCGGTACTGGTTCGCGGTCGGCGCGAGAACGCGCAGGGTGGCGCGGGTCCGGGCATGAAGCTAGGCCGGGCCGCGTTGGGCCTGCTGCTGCTGGCGGCGTCCGTGGTGCAGGCGGTGGAGCCCATCAGCCTGGGACTGGCCCTGGCCGGCGTCCTCACCGGCTACATCTACCCGCGTCTCTACTGCCTCTTCGCCGAGTGCTGCGGGCAGAAGCGGAGTCTTAGCCGGGAGG CATTGCAGAAGGATCTGGACAACAAGCTCTTTGGACAGCATCTTGCAAAGAAAATCATCTTAAATGCTGTGTTTGGTTTCATAAACAATCCAAAGCCCAAGAAACCTCTCACCCTCTCCCTGCACGGGTGGACAGGCACCGGCAAAAATTTCGTCAGCAAGATCATCGCAGAGAATATTTACGAGGGTGGTCTGAACAGTGACTATGTCCACCTGTTTGTGGCCACATTGCACTTTCCACATGCTTCAAACATCACCTTGTACAAG GATCAGTTACAGTTGTGGATTCGAGGCAACGTGAGTGCCTGTGCAAGGTCCATCTTCATATTCGATGAAATGGATAAGATGCATGCAGGCCTCATAGATGCCATCAAGCCTTTCCTCGACTATTATGACCTGGTGGATGGGGTCTCCTACCAGAAAGCCATCTTCATATTTCTCAG CAATGCTGGAGCAGAAAGGATCACAGATGTGGCTTTGGATTTCTGGAGGAGTGGAAAACAGAGGGAAGACATCAAGCTCAAAGACATTGAACATGCCTTGTCTGTGTCGGTTTTCAATAACAGGAACA GCGGCTTCTGGCACAGCAGCTTAATTGACCGGAACCTCATTGATTATTTTGTTCCCTTCCTCCCCCTGGAATACAAACACCTAAAAATGTGTATCCGAGTCGAAATGCAGTCCCGAGGCTATGAAACTAATGAAGACATTGTAAGCAGAGTGGCTGAGGAGATGACATTTTTCCCCAAAGAGGAGAGAGTTTTCTCAGATAAAGGCTGCAAAACGGTGTTCACCAAGTTAGATTATTACTACGATGATTGA